Proteins encoded in a region of the Acidimicrobiales bacterium genome:
- a CDS encoding Coenzyme F420 hydrogenase/dehydrogenase, beta subunit C-terminal domain: MTATESAPAKERWRAQWAELFSEVVTSGLCTGCAGCIVACPHDVLGYDDTNGVYKPFHLEEELGPADCGHGQRGCTSCTRACPRFRNWETEIDTFMFGRERQPEEQAGMSKDVFLARATDPELHSNGQDGGLVSAILLWCLDHGRIDAALVSMLEGDGSTWKAVPGIARTREEILASAGSRYTYSANTLAYVQAIEDGAERLALVGMSCQASVPGVMKARKAGKVARRLALSIGLLCSKTFDDAIFEELFEAKYGLKKADMVKMNIKGVFQIWMRDGSYHEIPLKECHAWTREGCKLCPDFAAEHADISTGGIGAFNDWTLTVVRTDAGREIIDGMIADGAIETRPGDDDPGAIALMRKLSTVSRRRWPETAVAAPRLGVPPAKPTASGH; encoded by the coding sequence GTGACCGCGACCGAATCTGCACCTGCGAAGGAACGCTGGCGCGCCCAATGGGCGGAGCTCTTTTCCGAAGTGGTTACATCGGGACTCTGCACGGGATGCGCGGGGTGCATCGTCGCGTGTCCACACGATGTGCTCGGCTACGACGACACGAACGGCGTGTACAAGCCCTTCCACCTCGAGGAGGAGCTAGGTCCCGCCGACTGCGGCCACGGCCAGCGTGGGTGCACGAGCTGCACCCGTGCCTGCCCGCGTTTCCGCAACTGGGAAACAGAGATCGACACTTTCATGTTCGGCCGAGAGCGCCAGCCCGAGGAGCAGGCCGGCATGTCGAAGGACGTCTTCCTGGCCCGGGCGACCGACCCCGAGCTGCACTCCAACGGGCAGGACGGCGGGCTCGTCTCGGCGATCCTGCTGTGGTGCTTGGACCATGGCCGCATCGACGCGGCCCTCGTGTCGATGCTGGAGGGTGACGGCTCGACCTGGAAGGCGGTGCCGGGCATCGCCCGAACACGGGAAGAGATACTCGCGTCGGCCGGCTCGCGATACACCTACTCCGCCAACACGCTGGCTTACGTGCAGGCCATCGAGGACGGGGCGGAGCGGCTGGCTCTCGTGGGCATGAGCTGCCAGGCATCCGTCCCAGGGGTGATGAAGGCCCGCAAGGCCGGCAAGGTCGCGAGGCGCCTCGCGCTCTCTATAGGGCTCTTGTGCTCCAAGACCTTCGACGACGCCATCTTCGAGGAGCTCTTCGAAGCGAAGTACGGCCTCAAGAAGGCCGACATGGTGAAGATGAACATCAAGGGCGTGTTCCAGATCTGGATGCGCGACGGCAGCTACCACGAGATTCCGTTGAAGGAATGCCATGCCTGGACGCGCGAGGGGTGCAAGCTCTGCCCTGACTTCGCGGCGGAGCACGCGGACATCTCCACCGGGGGGATAGGCGCGTTCAACGACTGGACCCTCACCGTCGTGCGCACCGACGCCGGTCGGGAGATCATCGACGGGATGATCGCCGACGGTGCCATCGAGACCAGGCCCGGCGACGATGACCCGGGCGCGATTGCCCTCATGCGGAAACTCTCGACCGTCTCGAGGCGCCGGTGGCCGGAGACCGCCGTCGCAGCGCCGAGACTCGGTGTGCCGCCGGCGAAGCCGACCGCCTCAGGTCACTGA
- a CDS encoding MFS transporter, with amino-acid sequence MSTTTPAGTRLSGAMVLLFAVGCGLSAANLYYAQPLLHTIATDLHAGSGEAGLMITSAQLGYAVGLALLVPIGDIAPRRRLVPAVLLLTAAALAVSAAAGSIAVLIALALFAGIGSVAAQMLVPLAAELAGEQRRGRVVGSVMSGLLLGILLARTVSGAVAGASSWRVVYGVAALAVVLLAAVLSRALPREHDRPHLAYHRLLASTVEVFKRDQVLRRRALFGSLAFAGFSILWTTLAFLLSGSPYHYGDTLIGLFGLFGAAGALCASFAGRLADRGWHRRATIGFAAVTLAAWLPLWLGGRHLAGLVAGIVILDVGVQGTHVINQSVMFSSGGRDRSRANAVYMVIYFAGGAAGSAVAAALYSTGRWAAVSALGASVAFVGLAAAAVDRARPVLQNG; translated from the coding sequence ATGAGTACGACGACGCCCGCCGGAACCCGACTTTCCGGGGCGATGGTCCTGCTGTTCGCGGTCGGGTGCGGTCTGTCGGCGGCCAATCTCTACTACGCCCAGCCGCTGCTGCACACCATCGCGACCGATCTGCACGCCGGCTCCGGTGAAGCAGGACTGATGATCACCTCGGCCCAGCTGGGGTACGCCGTGGGCCTGGCGCTCCTCGTGCCCATCGGCGACATCGCCCCTCGCCGCCGCCTCGTGCCTGCAGTCCTTCTCCTCACGGCCGCCGCTCTTGCCGTGTCGGCTGCTGCGGGGTCGATCGCGGTGCTGATCGCCCTCGCGCTCTTCGCAGGAATCGGATCGGTCGCCGCCCAGATGCTCGTACCTCTCGCGGCGGAGCTCGCGGGTGAACAACGACGCGGTCGGGTCGTGGGATCGGTCATGAGCGGGCTGCTCCTGGGGATCCTCCTGGCCCGGACGGTGTCCGGCGCGGTCGCCGGCGCATCGAGCTGGCGGGTCGTGTACGGCGTCGCTGCTCTCGCCGTGGTGCTGCTGGCAGCCGTTCTTTCACGGGCCCTGCCACGCGAACACGACCGGCCCCACCTCGCCTACCACCGCCTGCTGGCGTCGACGGTCGAGGTGTTCAAGCGCGACCAGGTGCTTCGCCGGCGGGCGTTGTTCGGCTCGCTCGCTTTCGCCGGGTTCAGCATCCTCTGGACGACGCTCGCCTTCCTGCTTTCAGGCTCGCCGTACCACTACGGCGACACCTTGATCGGGCTGTTCGGGTTGTTCGGAGCAGCCGGAGCGCTGTGCGCCTCGTTCGCCGGACGCCTCGCCGACCGCGGTTGGCACCGTAGGGCGACGATCGGATTTGCCGCTGTCACGCTCGCCGCCTGGCTGCCGCTCTGGCTCGGCGGTCGTCACCTCGCCGGCCTCGTGGCCGGCATCGTCATCCTGGATGTCGGGGTGCAGGGCACGCACGTGATCAACCAGAGCGTCATGTTCTCCTCCGGCGGCCGCGATCGCAGCCGTGCGAATGCCGTCTACATGGTGATCTACTTCGCGGGAGGAGCCGCTGGCAGCGCCGTGGCGGCGGCGCTGTACTCCACCGGGCGGTGGGCAGCGGTGTCAGCGCTGGGAGCGTCCGTCGCCTTCGTCGGGCTGGCCGCCGCCGCAGTCGACCGTGCCCGCCCCGTCCTCCAGAACGGCTGA
- a CDS encoding MarR family winged helix-turn-helix transcriptional regulator, translated as MAAARWLDADEDRAWRGWLAMTDRLHSQLASDLLADSGLSYADYQILVHLSEAADHSIRMSDLATRLDWSKSRASHQVARMEARGLVRRQECSSDARGAFAVLTDAGMEQIRSAAPGHVQSVRRHFIDLLDPGDLEALAGISRRVLEHLRSESACSAVLEDGAGTVDCGGGQPDEGDGRSQR; from the coding sequence GCTGACGAGGACCGTGCGTGGCGCGGGTGGCTCGCCATGACCGACCGGCTACACAGCCAGCTGGCAAGCGACCTGCTCGCCGACTCGGGGCTCTCCTACGCCGATTACCAGATCCTCGTGCACCTGTCGGAGGCCGCCGACCACAGCATCCGCATGTCCGATCTAGCGACGCGGCTCGACTGGTCGAAGAGCCGGGCTTCGCACCAGGTGGCGCGCATGGAGGCCAGGGGCCTGGTACGAAGGCAGGAATGCAGCTCTGACGCCCGCGGGGCGTTCGCGGTGCTGACCGACGCCGGGATGGAACAGATCCGTTCGGCCGCTCCCGGGCACGTTCAGAGCGTGAGACGCCACTTCATCGACCTGCTCGACCCCGGCGACCTCGAGGCCCTGGCCGGGATCTCGCGCAGGGTGCTCGAGCACCTACGTTCGGAGTCCGCCTGCTCAGCCGTTCTGGAGGACGGGGCGGGCACGGTCGACTGCGGCGGCGGCCAGCCCGACGAAGGCGACGGACGCTCCCAGCGCTGA